Part of the Marasmius oreades isolate 03SP1 chromosome 5, whole genome shotgun sequence genome is shown below.
GCAGCAGAACGAACTCCGGGCTCCTACTCGATTGCTCCCAATTCCGGTTAGCTAGAAGATTTCCCATTCAACGGTCATCAATCCACGAAGTTGTCCCACCTTCCCCCCTGCTGATGTCGGAATCATCGAGGTACCAGAAGATACAAAGACGTATACGTAGGAATAACCGTGATATTCTAACCACGTCCGAAGCCATTCCAGAACTTCGGAAATGCCCAGAGAAATGCCCAGAGGATTGTGGCGGTAGGCGAGTAAGCTATTTGTCAGATCAGTTTCGCTCACTCTCTAGCCAAACTCAAGGGCGGTACTTCGAGCTCCGAGATGTCTATTTCAAGATGGTATTTGATGATTGCTACCGGCGGCCGGCCAATCAGATATCATGGGTATCTATCAAATCAAAGCATTTGAATCTCACCAGTCATGAATTTTAGTTTCAAGTACGAAGTCGGTAGCGCACGCAACCTCTACCTCACTGTCAGCGATCTGTCAGGGTTGCGGTTGTACTAGGGACGATTCCAATTGATATCCTCGACATGAAACACTCGGGTCGGACCTGCACTAGCAAGTACACAATTACCGACAACTCTGTGTTGCAGGGTTTGGAAGTATAAAGGTTGAGTGCGTATCCTACCCTTCTGAATAACCGCTTtatcctccttctcttcacctACGACTATGTTCGGAACCAAAACCCTCCTCTTCCAGTCCATACTCGCCACCGTCGGTAAGTGAAAACCCCATAGTCTCGAACTAATACTAAACGTCGTCAATTCCCTCTTAGTTCTGGCCGTTGGCGTACGTTCGAGGAACCAAGTGGAAGCAAGAGATGCACTCTCCGATTTCACACCTCCTACTCAATGTGCAAGCGCTTGCGGAAAAGTGACGTCGAGTTTGAAAGTGAGTTGTCTTCCCGGCGTTCAAGCTTCACATTACACATCTAAACCTGGAACTTCCTTAGGCTTGTACTGCTGGCGATCCTTCATGTAGATGCGAAGATCTGACTGGAAATACCCTGGCAACGTGCCTTGAATGTGCTCAAGCTCATAACCCGGATGCTACAGTTCACAATCCTGGAGATCTGACAGATAGTAAGTCGCGTCTCAGTCTTTTCTGATTTGTGAGGCTGAAAATTCTCTGTAAAGCTTTTACCGCCTGCCAGACGCGTATTTTACGGAAGGGAGGTGGCGGGTCGGTATCTGTCGATGTCGGTGGCGCATTGTCCATTCGCCCTAATGTATTGGGTGCGATCGGAATCGCTGTTGCAGGGTCGGTATTCCTGTAAGGGTCTAGTAATCTCTTTCAACGTATTTTTTTTGTAGTACCCATATCTCTTGAGTCTCCCATCGTTTCGATGACTTGTCAATGTTTCATGTCCGTGATCTGAAAATCACCTGGAATTGTCAAAAGCATCCGATGTCGGTTTGAACGGTGTATGGAGACTATGACAGTGGACTGGTGGTGTATAAGTGCCATTCTCAGTGACTGATAGTTCCCACAGATCCCATAGACCAGACGTTCGGCATTAGAGCCGGCGGCTTCGGGATTCGGTGATATCCACAAAGTGCGTGCGCCTTAAAAACCGTGAGCCGTGAATAGGCGTACGTAAGACTTAACTTTCATCTTATCCACGATGTCGGTCAAGCCAGACTCCTCCACAAGTCGACATCAAAGTATTCTCTTGGCAAAGAAGTTGTGACTCTTTCGCTGTCGCTGTGTCTATGCAACTGCTGTCTTGCTGTCCGACTTGAACGATTTCCCCAAAAGAAAAGCACCACTGATCCTAGCCTCGAACTGAGACGCTATCGTGGGATTGACTATATCGGCACAAGGTCTGAACAAATGTTTGCCTCGGCTCTCCAGAACTACGCTTTATTGACTTTCTGAGATTCGTACATGGGTAACGCAGCTCATCTCGTCGTGTGGTGTTTCGGCTGTTTTGAGCTCTTCTCACGGTGTCACTTTGAGCCTAACTACTTCACTCTCACGATGTCAAACCTAAAAGACAAGGAGGCGAGAATCGCGTTTGTTGCGGGAGTGTAATTGATTAGGTTGGGAAGCAACATCCTAATCAAAGATTCGCATTGGCAGCGTGGCGTTTAACCTCTGACGCCGGACGCTGTAGTCCCGGAAGTCCCTGCTCAGTGGCCGAGCCCTCGCAAGTCACGGTTATTGACTACTAACTACTAACACAATGGCACTTGTTTAGCTATAGTACTCGAATGCCAACGCCTGCTCAAGTACTTATTATTGCTCGGAATTGAAGATTTGTTTCGAGGTCAAGATTGAATGATATGCAAGGTATTTCAGCTGGGTCTGCTAAATTCCTGTCAATGTTCCACATGACTGATTTGACTGGGACAGTTGGGATCAAGGTCACTAACTACCAGCGATGATATTGTATCTTGCAGGTCCTCGAGTATAAAAACCGCATAGGGAGCATATTCTTGTAATTCGCAGCTTTCTTCACCTGATAgtcctcttcaatccaccctTAAACTTTAGGTCAATGGTCCGCCCCAGCACACTCCTCGTTCAAAGTATTCTCGCTGCCGTCGGTGAGTAGATACCAATAACCTTGAAACTGAAACTAAAAAATGTCCCTCCCACCCAGTCCTGGCGTCTGGTTTTCATCCTCAGGGACAGCTCGAAGCGAGGGCTGCGCTTTCAAATTCTACTGCTCCTTCTCAATGCAAAGTCGCTTGCGACAAAGTGACGGGAAGTCTTCAGGTAGactatttttattttttcccTTTCGCCAAGTTCCGGGCCCTTGTCTAATCCCCAGATCTTAGGCCTGTGCGGCAGGTGATCCTAAATGCAATTGCGAAGATCTTACCGGAGACACACTTGCGACATGCCTCGACTGTGTCAAAGCTCACAATCCGGATGCTACAGTTAACAATCCTGAAAATATGAATATGACGGATGGTACGTCGATTTCTGTTTCACTCACAAGTTTTTCAAGGCTGAGTCGTCTCTTTCATAGTTTACCCTTCGGTGTGTCAGGCTCATGTTCTAAGAAAGGGAGGCGGGGTACATGTTGGTGGCAGCAGTGGAGCTTTGTCCGTTCGCCCGAGCGTACTCGGTGTGGTCGGGCTCGCTGTTGCGGCGTGGTTGGCTTGATTGTGATTTGATGGCTCGAACCTCGATATATTTCCTTTCCGTTTCTCTTTTTTCAATGGACAATTCTGTCTTTTGTGTCCTCTTTAGACTTTATCCCGACATTTCTATGGCCTCCATCTCCCTAGTCACATTCCCCGTCATCCGACCTGTGGTTAGTAATTACTAGGACGTTTACTGTACAACTGCTATACTTTGAGAGTCGAACAAAACTACTGGCCATTGGGCAGTGAGTGAGCGCATGACCGTGTTGCCACTGTAACGATAGAGTTTACAAGTCTAGCCGCAACAAGGGATTCATGATCACCTGTTGAAATAGGATGTTTTTTGAAGAGTGCTCAGAGGGCTGAGTAGTGATATATCCTGTAAAGTGTTATCGATGGCGCTCAGTAGTCTGGGTTCGTACGAAATGGTAACGGGAAACATGGGCAACGCTGCAGGCTTTAGAACCATCAGATCATTCAGCAGAGACGGCGGGTGGTGATCAGTAAGTATTGACTAGTACTCTGGGGGACGGTTTTGTTCGTGACGCGTCTCTAGAATATCTAGCCGTCTCTCCCTTTTGACTCACAATTTTCCTGATAGCGATTCTCTGTGGTTTTGTTTTGGAGCTAGTAGTCATGATGCCCGTTGGTTATACTCGAGGTCTATTGGCTGTACACGCGAACAAGTCTACTCTGCCAACCATTATCGGTCCATGCGTTCTCACCACTAACGATAAGACTATGAGAACACATGAATACAATGGGTACGAAATACTCACTAACATATTCAGAGTCTCAACCCAGTAGCCTATATCAACTAACGTGAGTACGAGCTCAAACCGTCAAGGACGATGCACCCAACAATGTTGACGTTACTCAGACAAGAGTGGCATACAGTCCGACTGCAGTTCCACCCAACGCGATAAGTCCTCTGATAAGGTTCTTCGTGATCCACCTTTCCACCAAGTCTTCCGTCTCGCCAGTCTTCGACAACGGTTCTTGCACCGGCCCATCGATAGCTTTCAAAATCAGGGTGTCGTTCGTAGGCTTCATCGCGAACATCGTATAGGGTACCACGCCAAAAGTCAAGGCACCAGCTATTGCATACAACTGCGCTAAAGAGCGGGCATTCGAGTTTCCGAAGAGGGTATAGGCGATAAAAAGGTATGCCGATGAAGCTAGAAGGGTAATAGGTGGCCCTACGCGAGAGCCACGCATATATAGATTCCTCCATTGAAGAGCAAGGTGGTTGGAAGAGTAAAACATTGAGGGCGTCAGAAGGGCAGGCGCTGCAATGATCGAGGTCGATATCATAGTCCCTGCTCAGAAATCGTCAATGCCGTCCCATCCAAAGTCCTTTATTGAACGCACCTGAGAGAAATGCAGAGCTCGCGATGCCCAGAGCTTGGACCATCCGAATACCTTTTCCTGTCAACATCGCGGTTCAGAGGAATTATACGTCGTTGTGGTAGTCGTGCGTCAAGTTAATTGGAACACACGAGGCGGAATCGTGGCGCCTACAAATGGATAGGAGTTGTTATGGTCACTGTCGTGAGCGATGACGAGGAATGACGAGTAGTGTGCGTCGCGTGGGATTACACCTATCGCATACGCTCGCCGAGTATTCGAAACCCTTCACGAATGCTCATTCTAGAAAAGCCAGCTTACTTTTTTTGTGATTTCGAAACTTGGAGATCAAAGCAGAGGGAACTATGAGTTGCGCATGCGAAGTTATTTGGAGATTTACGCTATACGCTTTCTCAAACATTCATTTATCTCATCGCATACGTTGATACATGCAGTTGATACGAAACAATATTGGCCTGATGGTCTAGTGGTATGATTCCTTGTTAGGGTGGAAGTCCTGTGTACCACTTGAGGAGGTCCCGGGTTCAATTCCCCGTTTCGTCTTGACTCTTTTTGAGGCAAGCCAGTTAAACTTTGAAGTCCGAGTCTTTTATCAGATATTGTTAGATAATGGTCAAGTGATGAGAATCTATATCCTTATTTGGGAAGTGGGAAAAGCTTGATATGGCAGTCTTGCTTCGAAGCATGGTGCTCAACTTGTATGGTGTCTTACAGTGCGCAAACACAATCCGTCGAGTTTTCCAGCACATGTCGGGGAATACCTTTGTTGGGGTATGGAGTCGGTTGTGGAAACAGAGGTGATATGGGCATGAATGTTCGTCGTTTAGATCATTACTTATTCACTTCTGAACATCTTTTTAGATATTTAGACGATTGCAAGGGAATCCGTCAGGCCGCTGGCATCAATGACTCGAGTCTCGCCTCCTCTGAAACATACTTCCATCGTGCGCTCGACCTCGTCAGTAGTCTCTTTCTTCTGCAAATTTCTCAGTTCCTTTCGGATATTCTCCGTGTTCGAAGCTCGTATGGATGACTGGATAACGGAGATTTCTTTCATCCGACTTATTCCTGTCTTGCGCGAACCATGAACGGCTGTCAGCATTGGCGGATTGCCCAGGGCGCTCCTAGGATTTCGGTTCAGACTCGTGGTTCATCATGAGTAAGCTTTGTTCGAGGGACATTCAATCGCTCATTTGCTTATAAATATATTTCATTGGTCACCCCATATGGCGATATGAGGCGTCGTTTTCGGCTCGTTTTAGCACTAGCGAATAGCAGAGGGCTGGGAGGCAGTTTAACCTACGGACATCAGATGCGAACAGTTCCTAGAGATCACGCGTCTCGGAGTCAAACGGTAGCCAAAGGATCACTCAGCACTACTTCCAATCTTAATGGGAAGCTTACCGAAAGCATCCGCTTACTTTCAGGGCATTCAGTCATCTCAACTTGAATGTTCCAGCACTGACTCCACTTCTAATTATTGCGGTCAGGTTCGTATATATACTCAGAATCCCAAGTTCTCGCTGAACCGCCTTCAATCCTCACAAAATGTCTACGACAGCTTCGTCATCTAGCACCAAAGGTTTGGCCACCAGGACGGCTTGTGGAAATTGCAGGTAAGAACTAGATCTGACAGCGGCTGACAATGACTGACTTTTCACCAGAAAACGGAAAGTTGTGAGTTTTCGGATTCTACTTGTTTTCGAGCGGGATGTCAAACGCTCACGATGACTCTTAAGCGTTGCGATGCTCTCAAACCAGTTTGCACTCAGTGTCAAAACCGAAGAACCACGTCGCTTGATGATCCATGCGAATACCCAGGTGAAACAGGACGGACTACGACTGAAATGTTGGAAGATAACATCTCACGCCTCGAACAAAGGATACGCGAATTAGAGAGTGCAGAAGATCCGTCTGCTATCAGGCTTCATAATCCTTACTCTCGAACTGGATATCGATCGACTCCGTCGCCTTCACAAGGTCTGTACTTGGGTCATTCTGAGAATTATATGCCAAGGCGCATTCAGTTGACTATCATTACTTATTAGGAAATCAAAGGGAATTCTATGAAAACCAAAGTATTACAGCTTTAACGAACTTCAATCAGGTATAGTTTTTGATCCCTCGTCTGCCGATGCAGTGATTCACTCGGGCTACTAGGAACCACCCGTTGATCTGCGACAAGTATAGTACGTCAATCTGTCTTGCGATCGTTATAGGTCAGCTTACTTATTCACGCCCTTTCTCCAGTCTTACATGGTTCTTCTCGTATTACGGGTCGGTATTTGGGATGTTCCTGAATGAATCACTTCTTCTGAAGGGAGCGTGCTCAGCGCTACCCTTGGGACATCCATCGAGGCCTTCTCCCGCTCTATTACACACTATATACTACATTATTTCACACCTCCGAGATACATCACCTCATGTACATCCATCTCAGAACCCACCACATGTAACTCTTTCTCAAGTGCTTCAACAAGTCTCCAATATGCTTTCTTCATCACACCCCAAGAGGCTGATCCATACTATCCAAGCAGAGGTTCTGCTCTCCAACTATTTCTTCCTCACCAAGAGAATACTAGAGGGAAAATATCACTTGAACACTGCAATTTCATTGGCGGCGGGGGCAGGATTGCATCTTATCCGAAGTCCATCGAGTCATCGTCAGCTACTTTCGACGTCTGCTATACCTACGTGTGCCAGTTACGTTGAAGAAGGGGAGAGAATAAACGCTTTCTGGGTCGTGTACTGCATGAGCAACTTGTGGGATACAGTTTGTTCGAATTCTGTAGCTTTTGACGTCGTCTTTGACTCTGGacgggaaggaaggaggatCGATACGCCGTGGCCCAGGGACATGTTAGACTACGAACAAGTAAGTCCTTTTCAACCTTGATTCGTGAGTCTTAATTCCTAATGTTGAGCAAGGATGGGATTCCGACGGGACTCACAAACCATTCGACCGTGAAGAATTTCCTCGCAAGCTCATCTACCAACTGCGACGTCCAAGGAACATCCGGTATTACTCTCTATTCTAAAGCAACAATTCTCTTCGCTCGTGCGACGTCGCTCGCAAATTCATCGCCCAATAGTGAGTCCCTTTTCATTTATGACGTCCAATAGTTGCATTTACCACTTCTGCTATCCTAGACATGAGTAGCTCGGATAGACAAACATTTTTGGCAGATTTCAATCATACAGACCGGCTTATAGACTCCTTCGCGTCCGGACTTCCATCTATTCCCTCCGAGAGGTCTCCTTCAACCATTCACCTCGCGGTTTTGACGCACACCTTAACATATGCCGCCGCGATTCAACTTCATTCCGTGTTTTCTGGTACAGATGGCCGCTCTAGTAGCAAATCTCTAGCGTTGGCGGGAGTGGCGGTTGGATTGCTCCCACTATTCATTGACGCCCTCAGACAGTCTCCTGATGTTGCTAGGCTCCCAACTGTGGATCCCGCTTTTGGacttctctggggtatcgtCGGTAATGTTCTTGTGAAGGAGGTGAGAAGGGTACGAGCCCGCTCCATATCAACGGCGAGCGTCGGAAAGGAGAACGGGTTACTGGATATGTTGCATACGTTGGTGGCGACGATGGAAGGGCTCAAAAGCCATTCAGCTTTCATGGGTAGGTGTCGACGTTTATTACTGCAAAAACCTGGAATCACTGAACTGTCACATTAGCATATCAGCTCGATACACTGAAAGAAGCTATGAAAGTACCATGAATAGTATTCCAGTCCCCTCTCTCCCGTGGAACCCGTATGGTAGACATTGGCACCTTGACCGTAATAATCTTGGTCGGGAGGCTCCTTAACCTAGATCTAGCTTAATATTTAGTTCCTTTATCGTACAACTGATTATAGAGAGCGACTCGTTATTGTATTGACTGAGTAATGTTGGATAATATACCGTGACTATGCCGTACTCGGAAGAC
Proteins encoded:
- a CDS encoding uncharacterized protein (antiSMASH:Cluster_5.3) yields the protein MFGTKTLLFQSILATVVLAVGVRSRNQVEARDALSDFTPPTQCASACGKVTSSLKACTAGDPSCRCEDLTGNTLATCLECAQAHNPDATVHNPGDLTDTFTACQTRILRKGGGGSVSVDVGGALSIRPNVLGAIGIAVAGSVFL
- a CDS encoding uncharacterized protein (antiSMASH:Cluster_5.3), yielding MVRPSTLLVQSILAAVVLASGFHPQGQLEARAALSNSTAPSQCKVACDKVTGSLQACAAGDPKCNCEDLTGDTLATCLDCVKAHNPDATVNNPENMNMTDVYPSVCQAHVLRKGGGVHVGGSSGALSVRPSVLGVVGLAVAAWLA
- a CDS encoding uncharacterized protein (antiSMASH:Cluster_5.3), with protein sequence MLTGKGIRMVQALGIASSAFLSGTMISTSIIAAPALLTPSMFYSSNHLALQWRNLYMRGSRVGPPITLLASSAYLFIAYTLFGNSNARSLAQLYAIAGALTFGVVPYTMFAMKPTNDTLILKAIDGPVQEPLSKTGETEDLVERWITKNLIRGLIALGGTAVGLYATLV
- a CDS encoding uncharacterized protein (antiSMASH:Cluster_5.3) gives rise to the protein MLEDNISRLEQRIRELESAEDPSAIRLHNPYSRTGYRSTPSPSQGNQREFYENQSITALTNFNQEPPVDLRQVYLTWFFSYYGSVFGMFLNESLLLKGACSALPLGHPSRPSPALLHTIYYIISHLRDTSPHVHPSQNPPHVTLSQVLQQVSNMLSSSHPKRLIHTIQAEVLLSNYFFLTKRILEGKYHLNTAISLAAGAGLHLIRSPSSHRQLLSTSAIPTCASYVEEGERINAFWVVYCMSNLWDTVCSNSVAFDVVFDSGREGRRIDTPWPRDMLDYEQDGIPTGLTNHSTVKNFLASSSTNCDVQGTSGITLYSKATILFARATSLANSSPNNMSSSDRQTFLADFNHTDRLIDSFASGLPSIPSERSPSTIHLAVLTHTLTYAAAIQLHSVFSGTDGRSSSKSLALAGVAVGLLPLFIDALRQSPDVARLPTVDPAFGLLWGIVGNVLVKEVRRVRARSISTASVGKENGLLDMLHTLVATMEGLKSHSAFMAYQLDTLKEAMKVP